The proteins below are encoded in one region of Neofelis nebulosa isolate mNeoNeb1 chromosome 17, mNeoNeb1.pri, whole genome shotgun sequence:
- the HERPUD1 gene encoding homocysteine-responsive endoplasmic reticulum-resident ubiquitin-like domain member 1 protein isoform X3 produces MEVEPEPEPEPVTLLVKSPNQRHRDLELSGDRSWSVGRLKAHLSRVYPERPRPEDQRLIYSGKLLLDHQCLKDLLPKQEKRHVLHLVCNVKGPSKVSETSTKVAESTEQPGGLHQGQYPGDSSGDSLRQREILRNLSPSGWENISRPEAAQPAFQGLGPGFSGYTTYGWLQLSWFQQIYARQYYMQYLAATAASGAFVPSPSAQEIPVVSAPAPAPIHNQFPAENQPANQNAAPPVVVNPGANQNLRMNAQDITLDGFHLDRGQFRTSPMMVLLMKL; encoded by the exons ATGGAGGTCGAGCCCGAGCCCGAACCTGAGCCCGTCACGCTCCTGGTGAAGAGTCCCAACCAGCGCCACCGCGACTTGGAGCTGAGCGGCGACCGCAGCTGGAGCGTGGGCCGCCTCAAGGCCCATCTGAGCCGCGTCTATCCCGAGCGCCCG CGTCCAGAGGACCAGAGGTTAATTTATTCTGGGAAGCTCTTGTTGGATCATCAGTGTCTCAAGGACTTGCTTCCAAAG CAGGAAAAACGGCATGTTTTGCATCTGGTATGCAATGTGAAGGGTCCTTCAAAAGTGTCAGAGACCAGTACAAAG GTTGCCGAATCCACAGAGCAGCCTGGTGGTCTTCATCAGGGACAGTATCCTGGGGATTCCTCAGGTGATAGCTTAAGGCAAAGGGAGATTCTTCGGAACCTTTCTCCCTCTGGATGGGAGAACATCTCAAG GCCTGAAGCTGCCCAGCCAGCCTTCCAAGGCTTGGGGCCTGGTTTCTCGGGCTACACTACCTACGGTTGGCTGCAGCTCTCCTGGTTCCAGCAGATCTACGCACGGCAGTACTACATGCAATA tttagcaGCCACTGCTGCCTCAGGGGCTTTTGTCCCCTCACCAAGTGCACAAGAGATACCTGTGGTTTCTGCACCTGCTCCAGCCCCTATTCACAACCAGTTTCCAGCCGAGAACCAGCCAGCTAATCAGAACGCTGCTCCTCCAGTGGTGGTTAACCCTGGGGCGAATCAAAATTTGCGGATGAATGCACAAG